Proteins found in one Deltaproteobacteria bacterium IMCC39524 genomic segment:
- a CDS encoding phosphoglycerate kinase, protein MLNKLSIKDIDFQGKRVFCRVDFNVPLDDKNQITDDTRINASMPTIRHIINNGGRLILASHLGRPKNGPEAKFSLASVAPCLSQHLGTSVKMAPDCVGPDVKRMVDQMKDGDVLLLENVRFHAGETKNDPEFAKELAANADIYVNNAFGTAHRAHASTVGVTKYLQPSAAGFLLEKEIKYLGLALAYPDHPFVAVIGGAKVSDKIAVIENLLDKVDTLIIGGGMAYTFLQAKGRPTGKSLVEADKISLAKELIKKAAEKGVNLLLPQDHIVAAEFSPTADHRVCSDANFPADWMALDIGPATIATYTGALRNARMVVWNGPMGVFEFDNFAKGTMAVAETLADSKARSIVGGGDSVAAVKKAGVESKMTHISTGGGASLEFLEGKELPGLAALTDA, encoded by the coding sequence ATGTTAAATAAGCTCTCTATTAAAGATATCGATTTCCAAGGCAAGCGGGTTTTCTGTCGCGTCGACTTTAACGTCCCGCTCGACGACAAAAACCAGATCACCGATGATACTCGCATCAATGCATCGATGCCGACGATCCGTCACATCATCAACAACGGCGGCCGCCTGATTCTCGCGTCACACCTTGGTCGGCCCAAGAATGGTCCCGAGGCCAAGTTCAGCCTCGCATCCGTTGCTCCCTGTCTCTCGCAACATCTCGGCACCTCTGTAAAAATGGCGCCGGATTGCGTTGGCCCGGATGTAAAACGGATGGTCGACCAGATGAAGGATGGCGATGTTCTGTTGCTGGAGAACGTTCGCTTCCATGCCGGCGAGACCAAAAACGACCCTGAGTTTGCCAAAGAATTGGCCGCCAACGCTGATATCTACGTCAACAATGCCTTCGGCACAGCTCACCGAGCCCACGCATCGACGGTAGGCGTCACCAAGTATCTGCAACCTTCGGCCGCCGGCTTCCTGCTCGAAAAAGAGATCAAGTACCTGGGCCTGGCCCTTGCCTACCCTGACCATCCGTTTGTTGCTGTTATCGGCGGCGCCAAGGTCAGCGACAAGATTGCTGTCATTGAGAACCTGCTGGACAAGGTCGACACACTGATCATCGGTGGCGGTATGGCTTATACGTTTCTGCAGGCCAAAGGTCGTCCTACCGGAAAATCACTCGTTGAAGCCGACAAAATCAGCCTTGCAAAAGAACTGATCAAAAAAGCTGCAGAGAAGGGTGTCAACCTGCTCCTGCCACAAGACCACATCGTCGCCGCCGAGTTCAGTCCAACGGCCGACCACAGGGTCTGCAGCGACGCCAACTTCCCGGCTGACTGGATGGCCCTCGATATCGGCCCGGCAACAATCGCGACTTATACCGGCGCCTTGCGCAATGCCCGCATGGTGGTCTGGAACGGCCCCATGGGCGTGTTTGAGTTTGACAACTTCGCCAAAGGCACCATGGCGGTTGCCGAAACTTTGGCTGACTCAAAGGCCCGCTCGATTGTCGGTGGCGGTGATTCTGTTGCCGCGGTCAAGAAAGCCGGCGTCGAATCGAAGATGACTCACATATCGACCGGCGGTGGCGCATCTCTTGAGTTTCTTGAAGGCAAAGAGTTGCCAGGCCTTGCGGCACTGACGGATGCATAA
- the purF gene encoding amidophosphoribosyltransferase, with the protein MPDKFHDECGVFGIFGHPEASNLTYLGLYALQHRGQESCGIVSGDGKRLHSYKGMGLVSDRFKRDSIFDELPGRNAIGHVRYSTAGSSDFKNVQPIMVDYARGSIAVAHNGNLVDAQEVRNGLEHTGSIFSTTSDTEVLIHLLAKSQSDSLAERVAEALMSVKGAYSIVFLTETRMVAVRDPNGFRPLALGRLNGAYVVASETCAFDLIEAEFIREIDPGEMVVIDKDGMTSYRPFKETAPSPCIFEFVYFARPDSTIFGEQVYTVRKELGRQLAREHHVDADVVLAVPDSGVPATMGYAEESGIPFELGLIRNHYVGRTFIEPQQSIRHFGVKLKLNPVRAVIEGKRVVVVDDSLVRGTTARKIVKMIRNAGAREVHVRLSSPPTSFPCYYGIDTPSRKELISSSHTIEEIARYITADSIGYLSREGMLSAAGVPQGCEGKRFCDACFSGEYPVKFPRLKSDSQLGLF; encoded by the coding sequence ATGCCTGACAAGTTCCATGATGAATGCGGTGTCTTCGGTATCTTCGGCCATCCGGAGGCCTCCAACCTGACCTACCTCGGTCTTTATGCTTTGCAGCATCGCGGTCAGGAGAGTTGTGGCATTGTCTCCGGCGATGGGAAGAGGTTGCACTCCTATAAAGGTATGGGGCTGGTGTCCGACCGCTTCAAACGGGACTCGATTTTTGACGAATTGCCCGGCCGCAACGCGATCGGCCATGTGCGCTATTCAACCGCAGGCAGCAGCGACTTCAAAAATGTTCAGCCGATCATGGTTGATTATGCCCGCGGTAGCATCGCCGTTGCTCATAACGGCAACCTGGTTGACGCTCAGGAAGTGAGGAATGGTCTGGAGCATACAGGCTCGATCTTCTCCACGACCTCTGACACGGAAGTTCTGATTCACTTGCTGGCAAAATCGCAGAGCGATTCATTAGCGGAACGTGTTGCTGAAGCTTTAATGTCGGTTAAGGGAGCCTACAGCATCGTCTTTCTCACTGAAACGCGCATGGTCGCAGTTCGTGACCCGAACGGTTTCCGTCCTCTTGCTCTCGGCCGACTCAACGGTGCTTATGTTGTCGCCTCCGAGACTTGTGCCTTTGACCTGATCGAGGCGGAGTTTATCCGTGAAATCGATCCGGGCGAGATGGTTGTTATTGATAAGGACGGCATGACGTCTTACCGGCCCTTTAAAGAAACCGCGCCATCCCCCTGTATCTTCGAATTTGTCTACTTTGCACGTCCGGACAGCACGATCTTTGGTGAACAGGTCTACACGGTCCGTAAAGAGCTCGGTCGCCAACTGGCCCGCGAACATCATGTCGACGCTGATGTCGTGCTTGCAGTGCCGGACTCCGGCGTACCGGCGACAATGGGTTATGCCGAAGAATCGGGAATCCCCTTCGAGTTGGGGTTGATTCGCAATCATTACGTCGGTCGAACCTTTATTGAGCCGCAGCAGTCGATTCGCCACTTCGGCGTCAAGCTCAAGCTCAATCCTGTCCGTGCTGTGATTGAGGGTAAGCGTGTTGTCGTTGTTGACGACTCTCTGGTGCGCGGCACCACGGCGCGCAAGATCGTCAAAATGATTCGCAACGCAGGTGCTCGAGAAGTTCATGTGCGCCTTTCCAGTCCACCGACCAGTTTTCCCTGCTACTACGGGATAGATACGCCGTCCCGTAAGGAATTGATCTCCTCGTCGCATACCATTGAAGAGATTGCCCGATACATTACCGCTGATTCCATTGGCTACCTGAGCCGAGAAGGCATGTTGTCTGCGGCGGGAGTCCCGCAAGGCTGTGAAGGCAAGCGTTTTTGCGACGCCTGTTTCAGCGGCGAATATCCGGTCAAGTTCCCCAGGTTAAAGTCTGATAGTCAGCTTGGACTTTTTTGA
- a CDS encoding phosphoribosylformylglycinamidine synthase subunit PurQ, translating to MSKQVRAVVISGNGTNCEREVANACRVAGAEVVDIVHVAELISGRARLDDYHFLNLAGGFLDGDDLGSAKAGANRLTHAAVKGSEETLSDQLQRFIADGKLVMGVCNGFQLMTKMGLLPAIGGDYQRQSATLTFNDGGRFEDRWCYLKVDQESPCVFTRGLDGVYLPVRHGEGKFVVENDELLQQIEEKHLSVVKYCNADYRAPVMEYPLNPNGSVAAIAGVCDESGRLFGLMPHPEAYIHRTHHPRWTREPELPEEGMGLWFYINAVKYIREKLL from the coding sequence ATGTCTAAACAAGTACGGGCTGTTGTCATCTCCGGTAATGGCACCAACTGTGAACGTGAAGTCGCTAACGCTTGCCGCGTGGCTGGAGCTGAAGTTGTTGATATTGTCCATGTTGCCGAACTGATCTCCGGCCGGGCCCGGCTGGATGATTATCATTTTCTCAACCTGGCTGGCGGCTTTCTGGATGGCGACGACCTGGGTAGCGCCAAGGCCGGAGCGAATCGGTTGACTCATGCCGCGGTTAAAGGCAGTGAGGAGACCCTGAGCGATCAGTTGCAGCGCTTTATTGCTGACGGCAAGCTGGTTATGGGCGTCTGCAACGGTTTCCAGTTGATGACCAAGATGGGCTTGCTCCCGGCTATTGGTGGAGATTACCAGAGACAGTCGGCGACCTTAACCTTCAATGATGGCGGCCGCTTCGAAGATCGCTGGTGCTACCTCAAGGTTGACCAGGAGTCGCCCTGTGTTTTTACCCGCGGCCTCGACGGCGTTTATCTGCCGGTGCGCCACGGTGAAGGCAAGTTTGTTGTCGAGAACGACGAGCTGTTGCAGCAGATTGAGGAAAAGCACTTGTCTGTTGTCAAATACTGCAACGCAGATTACCGGGCACCGGTTATGGAGTATCCGTTGAATCCGAACGGTTCTGTGGCCGCAATTGCCGGTGTCTGCGACGAATCCGGCAGGCTCTTTGGCTTGATGCCGCACCCGGAAGCTTATATTCACAGAACTCATCATCCCCGCTGGACCCGGGAGCCAGAGTTGCCGGAAGAGGGTATGGGTTTGTGGTTTTATATCAATGCAGTCAAGTACATTCGTGAGAAATTACTTTAA
- a CDS encoding ATP-binding protein, with the protein MKNSLERRILVFSLLALTLSIAVNTGFNVESFRRSYRDGILHRAHTFAAALKSQVEAVVLLGLPLDEIDGISERCQEIVNNDHQISYCLVEDSSGIILYNNQEHPQTSEVTYVGNLSPEVSILESKTMGKIYDHASPLYDYNDKVVGRVRIGFQDQILNQLVLDHLGSTVLVLIAAFVAAFALIVIFTRYDLVLPIRRLCGMAEALAAGRFETKAPQLNTRELDMLGSTMTGLAKSLQERDEELSRNYQELESTNLELKTSYEHLENISAELGRSREMYRSLLDDASDAILVCDEGDTLIIANKAAEAFFGLPKSRMENKNYFSFLQSIKCHNLEEQFEKHQLAQPQKSTESNLRFWRASDQSIILGKATNSVVVSKSKRLIQIVIRDATKEEEIRQNLERTATEMERLNQMKNSFLGLASHELKTPLTIIMGYVELLLSEREEPFDEDTLGLIRHISKASDRLSEIVRDMVDVSLIDGQTIDLISQDVDVNILVQRAFDKAEPHIKQRQQNLKLELSSDLPLVRCDVDRMIQALGNVLGNAIKFTPDRGTIIVQTKLVHTPRKAEKFASGGIDGACSLSNGQIPYVEISICDKGIGIAETEQEAVFDKFHEVGEVSEHSSGKVAFQSRGAGLGLSIVKGIVDLHGGTVWVESPGHDPDRMPGSTFYILLPVIDPNA; encoded by the coding sequence ATGAAAAATTCTCTGGAAAGACGCATCCTGGTCTTCAGCTTGTTGGCGCTGACCCTCTCTATCGCTGTAAATACCGGCTTCAATGTCGAAAGTTTCCGGCGCAGTTATCGTGACGGCATTCTTCACCGTGCACATACCTTTGCTGCCGCCTTGAAAAGCCAGGTAGAGGCCGTCGTTCTTCTGGGCCTTCCCCTCGACGAGATCGATGGCATTTCTGAGCGTTGCCAGGAGATCGTTAACAACGACCATCAGATCAGCTATTGTCTCGTTGAAGACTCCTCCGGAATCATCCTCTACAATAATCAGGAACACCCACAGACAAGCGAAGTTACATATGTAGGCAACCTCTCTCCCGAGGTTTCAATCCTTGAGTCGAAAACTATGGGCAAGATCTATGATCATGCCTCTCCCCTCTACGATTATAACGACAAGGTCGTTGGGCGCGTCCGAATCGGCTTTCAGGACCAGATTCTCAATCAGCTGGTTCTGGATCATCTCGGTTCCACCGTCCTTGTCCTGATTGCTGCTTTTGTGGCGGCTTTTGCCCTGATTGTGATTTTTACCCGTTACGATCTGGTCCTGCCGATCCGTCGCCTTTGTGGAATGGCAGAAGCTCTGGCTGCCGGCAGGTTCGAGACCAAGGCCCCTCAACTGAACACTCGTGAGCTGGACATGCTGGGCAGTACGATGACCGGTTTGGCCAAGTCTCTTCAAGAACGTGACGAAGAATTAAGCCGCAACTATCAAGAGCTGGAATCGACCAACCTCGAGTTGAAAACATCTTATGAGCATCTGGAAAATATCAGCGCCGAGTTGGGGCGTAGCCGCGAGATGTATCGTTCGCTACTTGATGACGCCAGCGATGCCATTCTCGTTTGCGATGAAGGTGATACTCTGATCATCGCCAATAAAGCGGCCGAGGCCTTCTTTGGCCTTCCCAAGTCGCGAATGGAGAACAAGAACTACTTTTCGTTCCTTCAGTCGATCAAATGCCATAATCTTGAAGAACAGTTCGAGAAGCATCAGTTAGCTCAACCCCAGAAATCCACGGAATCGAACCTCCGCTTCTGGAGGGCCTCGGATCAAAGCATCATTCTGGGGAAAGCAACCAACTCAGTTGTTGTCAGCAAGTCCAAGCGTCTGATTCAGATCGTTATCCGTGATGCGACGAAAGAGGAGGAAATCAGGCAAAATCTCGAGCGCACAGCAACTGAGATGGAACGCCTCAACCAGATGAAAAACTCCTTCCTTGGTTTGGCCTCCCACGAACTGAAGACTCCTTTGACGATTATTATGGGCTATGTAGAGCTATTGCTCTCGGAACGTGAAGAGCCTTTTGATGAAGATACCCTCGGGCTGATTCGTCATATCTCCAAGGCAAGTGACAGGCTCTCCGAAATCGTCAGGGATATGGTCGATGTCTCTCTGATCGACGGCCAGACGATCGACCTCATCAGCCAGGACGTTGACGTCAATATTCTGGTGCAACGTGCTTTTGATAAGGCTGAACCCCATATCAAGCAACGCCAGCAAAATCTTAAACTGGAACTGTCGAGTGACTTACCCCTTGTCAGGTGTGACGTTGATCGCATGATCCAGGCTCTTGGTAATGTTTTGGGTAATGCCATCAAGTTTACGCCGGACAGGGGCACGATTATTGTCCAGACCAAGCTTGTCCATACCCCGCGCAAAGCTGAGAAGTTCGCTTCCGGGGGAATTGACGGCGCCTGCAGTCTAAGCAATGGACAGATCCCTTACGTAGAGATTTCTATCTGCGATAAAGGTATTGGCATTGCTGAAACGGAGCAGGAGGCTGTCTTCGACAAATTTCACGAAGTTGGCGAAGTGTCAGAGCACTCCTCGGGTAAGGTGGCATTCCAGAGTCGTGGTGCAGGTCTGGGCTTGAGTATCGTGAAAGGAATCGTTGATCTTCACGGCGGGACCGTTTGGGTGGAGAGCCCGGGTCACGATCCGGATAGAATGCCCGGGAGTACTTTCTACATCCTGCTTCCTGTGATTGACCCGAATGCTTAG
- a CDS encoding phosphoribosylformylglycinamidine synthase subunit PurS, whose protein sequence is MAWRIVVGLKENVRDARGERVRREIREHLGIELQSVRTIDVYTVDAQLSEDEVAAAAAGPFSDPVIQDYAINQPLAHDFDVLVEVGYRPGVTDNVGRTAREAIQYQTGRVFTSEEGVYTSVQYLLSGAISVEDAERIAKDFLGNGLIQRWDIVSRADFDGSRGVAVTVPKVTSTAKPAVRPISLEVSDDALIEISRSGMLALTLEEMLAIQSYFRQDDVIASRKAVGLGAMPTDVELEALAQTWSEHCKHKIFSARIEYEDDQGNQEVINSLFKSYIMQVTADVRKARGKDDICLSVFKDNAGVIKFNDDWSLVFKVETHNSPSALDPYGGALTGIVGCNRDPFGTGMGARLMFNTDVFCFASPFYDKPLPPRLLHPRRIFEGVVEGVEHGGNKSGIPTVNGSLVFDERFAGKPLVYCGTGAIMPRVLNGQPGHEKEAKVGDRIVMAGGRVGKDGIHGATFSSEELHEGSPVTAVQIGDPITQRRMFDFLIIARDRGLYNAITDNGAGGLSSSVGEMAEFTNGFEMHLDRAPLKYSGLQPWEILISEAQERMTMAVPPEKLEEFSTLADEMGVEITDLGQFTDSGYFHCLYEGETASYLPMEFIHDGVPQMVLPARWTPPLLQEPDFSQPLDMDATLRQMLGRLDICSKESVVRRYDHEVQAGTVIKPLVGVANDGPSDAAVVKPLFDSFEGVVVAHGICPSYSDIDTYHMMANAVDEGLRNYVAVGGNIEHVAGLDNFCWCDPVISAKTPDGEYKAAQLVRANQALYDYCLAFGVPLISGKDSMKNDYMIGDTKISIPPTVLFSVIGKIEDLRKAVTMDAKAPGDLVYLLGETRNELGGSEYYALHDQIGANVPKVDAESAMQRYRTLNAAQEEGLVASCHDLSDGGLAVALAETAFAGGFGISVDLHDVPVDAAMRDDRVLYSESASRLLVTVKEENSEPFEKLFAGQIFACIGEVTADEDLTITGLQGEVLIRSTIDDLKEAWQSPLREM, encoded by the coding sequence ATGGCCTGGCGAATAGTAGTCGGTCTCAAAGAGAATGTTCGTGATGCTCGAGGTGAGCGTGTGCGGCGCGAGATTCGTGAGCATCTCGGTATTGAATTGCAATCGGTGCGAACGATTGATGTTTATACCGTCGACGCGCAACTTTCAGAAGATGAGGTTGCCGCTGCTGCCGCTGGGCCGTTCAGTGATCCGGTGATCCAGGACTATGCAATCAACCAGCCTCTGGCTCACGACTTCGACGTTTTGGTCGAGGTTGGTTATCGCCCTGGCGTAACCGATAATGTTGGGCGAACTGCACGTGAAGCGATCCAATACCAGACAGGGAGAGTTTTTACCTCGGAGGAGGGCGTCTATACCTCGGTCCAGTACCTCCTCTCCGGCGCTATCTCTGTTGAGGACGCTGAGAGAATCGCCAAGGATTTTCTCGGTAATGGCTTGATCCAACGTTGGGACATTGTCTCACGTGCCGATTTCGATGGCAGCAGGGGCGTCGCGGTGACTGTCCCCAAGGTGACCAGTACAGCGAAACCGGCAGTCAGGCCGATCAGCCTCGAAGTCAGTGACGACGCTCTGATAGAGATCAGCCGCAGCGGCATGCTTGCCTTGACCCTCGAGGAGATGCTGGCGATCCAGTCCTACTTCCGCCAGGACGATGTGATCGCTTCGCGCAAGGCTGTCGGCCTTGGCGCTATGCCCACTGATGTCGAACTTGAAGCACTGGCCCAGACCTGGAGCGAGCACTGCAAACACAAGATCTTCTCCGCGCGCATTGAGTACGAGGATGATCAGGGCAACCAGGAAGTCATCAACTCGCTCTTCAAGAGCTACATCATGCAGGTGACGGCTGATGTTCGTAAAGCACGGGGCAAGGACGATATCTGCCTCTCTGTTTTCAAGGATAACGCCGGAGTCATCAAGTTTAACGATGACTGGAGCCTGGTCTTCAAGGTTGAAACGCACAACTCGCCGAGCGCCCTTGATCCTTACGGTGGCGCGCTGACAGGTATCGTCGGTTGCAACCGGGACCCCTTTGGCACCGGCATGGGCGCTCGCCTGATGTTTAACACCGATGTTTTTTGTTTTGCCTCTCCTTTTTACGACAAGCCTCTGCCTCCGCGCCTGCTTCACCCTCGCCGGATTTTCGAAGGTGTTGTTGAGGGTGTTGAGCACGGCGGCAACAAGAGCGGCATCCCCACAGTCAATGGTTCGCTCGTCTTTGATGAGCGCTTTGCCGGCAAGCCATTGGTCTACTGCGGTACGGGCGCGATTATGCCGCGTGTTCTCAATGGCCAGCCCGGTCATGAGAAAGAAGCCAAAGTTGGCGACCGCATCGTTATGGCTGGCGGCCGCGTTGGCAAGGATGGCATTCACGGTGCCACTTTCTCCTCGGAAGAGCTTCACGAAGGTTCACCGGTAACCGCAGTGCAGATCGGTGATCCGATCACCCAGCGCCGCATGTTTGATTTCTTGATCATTGCCCGTGATCGCGGTCTTTATAACGCGATTACCGACAACGGCGCCGGCGGTCTCTCTTCGTCGGTTGGTGAGATGGCTGAATTCACCAATGGCTTCGAGATGCACCTCGACCGTGCGCCTCTCAAGTACAGTGGCCTGCAACCCTGGGAGATTCTGATCTCTGAAGCCCAGGAGCGCATGACCATGGCTGTGCCACCTGAGAAGCTGGAAGAGTTTTCAACCCTGGCTGATGAAATGGGTGTTGAAATCACCGATCTTGGTCAGTTTACCGATTCCGGTTATTTCCACTGTCTCTACGAAGGTGAAACCGCCTCATATCTGCCGATGGAGTTTATCCACGACGGAGTGCCGCAGATGGTCCTGCCGGCGCGCTGGACACCGCCTTTGTTGCAGGAGCCTGACTTTTCTCAGCCTCTTGATATGGATGCGACCCTGCGTCAGATGCTGGGCCGTCTCGATATCTGCTCAAAGGAATCGGTTGTGCGTCGTTACGACCACGAAGTTCAGGCTGGAACGGTTATTAAGCCGCTGGTTGGTGTAGCCAATGACGGGCCTTCCGATGCTGCAGTCGTTAAGCCTCTCTTTGACTCCTTCGAAGGTGTGGTGGTCGCCCACGGAATCTGCCCGAGTTACAGCGATATCGATACCTATCATATGATGGCCAACGCGGTGGATGAGGGCTTGCGTAATTACGTGGCCGTTGGGGGGAATATCGAGCATGTGGCAGGCCTGGACAACTTCTGCTGGTGCGACCCTGTGATCAGCGCCAAAACGCCGGACGGGGAATACAAGGCAGCCCAGCTCGTTCGCGCCAACCAGGCTCTCTACGATTACTGCCTGGCTTTTGGCGTTCCCCTGATCTCCGGTAAAGACTCCATGAAGAACGACTACATGATCGGCGATACCAAGATCTCGATTCCGCCGACCGTGCTTTTTTCCGTGATTGGCAAAATCGAGGACTTGCGCAAGGCGGTCACTATGGATGCCAAGGCACCCGGTGACCTGGTTTACCTGCTTGGTGAAACCCGGAACGAGCTCGGTGGCTCCGAGTATTATGCTCTGCATGACCAGATCGGGGCCAACGTCCCGAAGGTTGACGCAGAGAGCGCCATGCAGCGTTATCGTACACTTAATGCTGCTCAGGAAGAGGGGTTGGTCGCTTCCTGTCACGACCTCTCTGACGGTGGCCTCGCGGTCGCTCTTGCGGAAACCGCATTTGCCGGTGGCTTCGGCATCTCCGTTGATCTGCACGATGTCCCCGTTGATGCCGCCATGAGAGACGATCGGGTGCTCTACAGTGAATCGGCCAGTCGACTCTTGGTGACGGTTAAAGAAGAGAACAGTGAGCCGTTCGAGAAGCTTTTCGCCGGCCAGATTTTCGCATGCATCGGCGAAGTGACTGCTGATGAGGACCTGACGATTACAGGTCTGCAGGGTGAAGTTCTGATTCGAAGCACTATTGATGATCTCAAGGAAGCGTGGCAGAGCCCGCTGCGGGAGATGTAA
- the gap gene encoding type I glyceraldehyde-3-phosphate dehydrogenase has protein sequence MSVKVAINGFGRIGRNVFRAAQSSSEFEIVAINDLTNPQTLAHLLKYDSIHGILSADVSATDDSIQCGGKSIKVFSERDPSALPWKELNVDIVIESTGFFTNGKDAGKHIQAGARKVIISAPGKDVDLTVCMGVNDNLYDAAQHNIVSNASCTTNCLAPVAKVIMDSFGIVKGLMTTVHAYTNDQSILDLPHSDMRRARAAALSMIPTTTGAAKAVALVLPELKGKLDGLAVRVPTPNVSLVDLVVETEKSTSVEDVNAALQAAANGPLKGILDYCAVPLVSCDFNGNPASSTVDAATTTVIGGTMVKVMSWYDNEWGYSNRIVDLVKLMAKN, from the coding sequence ATGTCGGTAAAAGTAGCTATTAACGGTTTCGGCCGCATCGGTCGGAACGTATTTCGTGCGGCACAAAGCTCATCAGAATTTGAGATCGTTGCAATCAACGACCTCACCAATCCACAGACCCTTGCACATCTGCTTAAATACGACTCGATTCACGGCATCCTCTCTGCCGACGTATCCGCTACGGATGACAGCATCCAGTGTGGTGGCAAGTCAATCAAGGTTTTCAGTGAGCGTGACCCTTCAGCCCTGCCATGGAAAGAGCTTAACGTCGATATCGTTATCGAGTCGACCGGTTTCTTCACCAACGGCAAGGACGCCGGCAAGCACATTCAAGCTGGAGCACGCAAGGTTATCATCAGTGCGCCGGGCAAAGACGTTGATCTGACCGTCTGCATGGGCGTTAACGACAACCTGTACGACGCCGCTCAGCACAACATCGTCTCGAACGCCTCCTGCACCACCAACTGCCTGGCTCCTGTCGCCAAGGTCATCATGGATAGTTTCGGTATCGTTAAAGGTCTGATGACCACAGTTCACGCTTACACCAACGACCAGAGCATCCTCGACCTGCCCCATAGCGACATGCGTCGCGCCCGTGCTGCAGCCCTGTCGATGATCCCGACAACCACCGGCGCTGCCAAGGCCGTTGCTTTGGTTCTGCCGGAACTGAAAGGCAAGCTCGACGGCTTGGCGGTACGCGTACCAACCCCGAACGTCTCCCTCGTTGACCTGGTCGTGGAAACCGAGAAGTCAACCAGCGTCGAAGACGTTAACGCTGCCTTGCAAGCGGCCGCTAACGGCCCGCTGAAAGGCATCCTCGACTACTGCGCAGTGCCTCTGGTCTCCTGTGACTTCAACGGCAACCCCGCATCATCAACGGTAGACGCTGCAACCACCACCGTCATAGGCGGCACCATGGTCAAGGTCATGAGCTGGTATGACAACGAATGGGGCTACTCAAACCGTATCGTTGACCTGGTTAAACTGATGGCTAAAAACTAA
- a CDS encoding MBL fold metallo-hydrolase: MKICLLASGSKGNSILVESGKTRLLIDAGLSARELRKRLDSIGVEAESLDALLITHEHGDHVRGLGPLVRQLDLPVYLQADLARKLPDVGKPDCVQEFVDGEEFTIKDLTIRPFAITHDCVAPVGFTLDGERGKVGVATDLGIVTRLVTECLQECRALVLETNHDEELLRDGPYPWKLKQRVRSNHGHLSNNAAGNLLQSLLWNGLETVFLGHLSETNNRPDLAVEVVREVLEKQNICEPQVLLGKQHLPVLWAA, encoded by the coding sequence ATGAAAATCTGCCTTCTCGCCAGTGGCAGCAAAGGCAACTCGATCCTTGTTGAAAGCGGTAAAACACGGCTCTTGATAGACGCCGGACTTTCTGCTCGAGAGTTGCGCAAACGTCTTGATTCCATTGGTGTCGAAGCAGAGAGCCTCGACGCTCTGCTGATTACTCATGAGCATGGCGACCATGTTCGCGGTCTCGGCCCCCTGGTCCGCCAACTTGACCTGCCGGTCTATCTGCAAGCAGATCTGGCCAGGAAATTGCCGGACGTTGGCAAGCCTGACTGTGTTCAGGAGTTTGTTGATGGCGAGGAATTTACGATCAAAGACCTGACGATCAGGCCTTTTGCGATCACACACGATTGTGTGGCTCCGGTTGGCTTTACGCTGGACGGCGAACGGGGCAAAGTGGGTGTGGCCACGGACCTTGGGATTGTGACGCGCCTGGTGACTGAGTGCCTGCAAGAGTGCCGCGCTCTGGTGCTTGAAACCAATCACGACGAAGAACTTTTGCGCGACGGGCCTTACCCCTGGAAGTTGAAGCAACGTGTACGCAGTAATCACGGCCATCTCTCCAATAACGCCGCTGGCAATTTGTTGCAGAGTCTCCTCTGGAACGGGCTTGAAACAGTTTTCCTGGGTCATCTGAGTGAAACCAACAATCGACCGGATCTCGCTGTAGAGGTTGTTCGCGAGGTCCTGGAGAAACAAAATATTTGTGAACCGCAGGTTCTCCTCGGCAAACAGCATCTGCCGGTACTTTGGGCTGCATAG